The following proteins come from a genomic window of Sebastes fasciatus isolate fSebFas1 chromosome 6, fSebFas1.pri, whole genome shotgun sequence:
- the trpv4 gene encoding transient receptor potential cation channel subfamily V member 4 has protein sequence MNEGRSALLRRCHLALSKADTLSSVPARAALSVDSGDGGAAQPEGDAALALSELSHLFENEDGSPSTQDTSQDSALELVQPGQPADGRQNLRMKFQGAFKKGISTPMDLLESTIYESNVVPGPKKAPMDSLFDYGTCRNTSNQKRRRKKLPRGKAEMSCDDEQNSDPPKVMKIFNRSLLFDGVSRADPEALEGLLEYLQSHEKRLTDEEFRELSTGKTCLPKALLNLYGGQNVTIPLLVDVAEKTGNLREFINTPFRDVYYRGQTALHIAIERRCKQYVELLVELGADVHAQARGRFFQPRDEGGYFYFGELPLSLAACTNQPNIVHYLTENPHKKVDLRRQDSRGNTVLHALVHIADNTKDNTRFLTKMYDLLLIKSAKLYPDCSLETVFNNDGMSPLMMAAKLGKIGVFQHIIRREIKDEEVRHLSRKFKDWAYGPVYSSLYDLSSLDTCGEEPSVLEILVYTSRNENRHEMLAVEPINELLRAKWQKFAAVTFYISVVSYLITMITFTAVAYYHPTQETPPYPYTTSSDYLRMAGEILTLASGIFFLLTNIKDLFLKKWLGVKSLFIDGSFQLLYFIYSVLIVVTAALYLSGIKAYVAVMVFALVLGWMNTLYFTRGLKLTGTYSIMIQKILFKDLFRFLLVYVLFMIGYASALVSLLIPCPPPGTECEGGCPTYPDCRDQDTFSAFLLDLFKLTIGMGELDMIHSAQYPAVFLILLVTYIILTFVLLLNMLIALMGETVGQVSKESKKIWKLQWATTILDIERSFPVCLRKSFRAGEMVTVGKSWDGTPDRRWCFRVDEVNWCHWNQNLAIINEDPGKNETCQANGLQQSVRALRRDRWSTVVPRAVELSKGPRPRDLVIEMDPLAPRH, from the exons ATGAACGAG GGCCGTTCTGCTCTCCTCCGAAGGTGCCACCTTGCCTTGTCCAAGGCCGACACCCTCAGCTCTGTTCCTGCCAGAGCTGCTCTCTCTGTGGACTCAGGTGATGGCGGGGCCGCTCAGCCTGAGGGCGATGCAGCGCTCGCCCTGTCTGAGCTCTCCCACCTGTTTGAGAACGAGGATGGCTCCCCATCAACTCAGGACACGAGTCAGGATTCAGCCCTGGAGCTGGTTCAGCCCGGCCAGCCCGCCGACGGCAGACAGAACCTGCGGATGAAGTTCCAGGGTGCTTTCAAGAAGGGCATCTCGACCCCAATGGACCTACTGGAATCCACCATATATGAGTCAAATGTGGTTCCAGGCCCCAAGAAAGCACCCATGGACTCGCTCTTTGACTATGGTACCTGCAGGAACACAAGCAATCAGAAGCGACGCAGGAAGAAGCTCCCAAGAGG TAAAGCTGAGATGTCCTGTGATGATGAACAAAACTCAGACCCACCGAAAGTGATGAAAATATTCAACCGCTCCCTCCTCTTCGATGGCGTGTCACGTGCAGACCCCGAGGCTCTTGAGGGCCTGTTGGAGTACCTGCAAAGTCACGAAAAGAGGTTAACTGATGAGGAGTTCAGAG AGCTATCCACGGGTAAGACATGTCTGCCTAAAGCCCTGCTGAACCTTTACGGAGGGCAGAACGTCACCATCCCACTGCTGGTGGACGTAGCAGAGAAGACGGGAAACCTCAGAGAGTTCATAAATACGCCCTTCAGGGATGTCTACTACAGAG GCCAGACGGCGCTCCACATTGCTATAGAGCGACGCTGTAAGCAGTATGTGGAGCTGCTGGTGGAGCTGGGAGCTGATGTTCACGCCCAGGCGAGGGGACGCTTCTTCCAGCCCAGAGACGAGGGGGGCTACTTCTACTTTG GTGAGCTGCCTCTCTCACTAGCTGCATGCACCAATCAGCCTAACATAGTGCACTACCTGACTGAGAATCCACACAAGAAGGTCGACCTGCGGCGCCAGGATTCACGTGGAAACACGGTGTTGCACGCCCTAGTGCACATTGCGGACAACACCAAGGACAACACGCGTTTCCTCACAAAGATGTACGACCTGCTGCTAATCAAGAGTGCCAAGCTCTACCCAGACTGCAGCCTGGAGACGGTTTTCAACAACGACGGCATGTCACCCCTCATGATGGCCGCCAAACTGGGCAAGATCGGG GTTTTTCAGCACATTATCCGACGTGAAATCAAAGATGAGGAAGTTCGTCATCTGTCACGGAAGTTTAAGGACTGGGCATATGGGCCGGTGTACTCCTCCCTCTATGATCTGTCTTCACTGGATACATGTGGAGAGGAACCGTCTGTGCTGGAAATCCTGGTCTACACCAGCCGCAATGAG AACCGCCATGAGATGCTGGCAGTGGAGCCCATCAATGAGCTGTTGAGGGCCAAATGGCAGAAGTTTGCTGCGGTCACCTTTTACATCAGCGTGGTTTCCTACCTCATCACCATGATCACCTTCACCGCAGTGGCTTATTATCACCCAACACAGGAAACG cCTCCGTACCCTTACACAACATCCTCTGACTACCTGCGTATGGCGGGAGAGATTCTCACCTTGGCATCAGgaatcttcttcctcctcaccaAT ATTAAGGACCTCTTCTTGAAGAAGTGGCTCGGGGTGAagtctttatttattgatggatcCTTTCAACTGCTGTA CTTCATCTACTCTGTGCTGATTGTAGTCACAGctgctctctacctgtctgGCATTAAGGCCTATGTGGCTGTGATGGTGTTTGCACTTGTCCTGGGCTGGATGAACACTCTTTACTTCACCAGAGGCCTGAAGCTCACTGGCACCTACAGCATCATGATACAGAAG ATTCTTTTCAAAGACCTTTTCAGGTTTCTGCTGGTGTACGTGCTCTTCATGATTGGATATGCATCAG CCCTGGTGTCCCTGCTGATACCATGTCCTCCACCAGGCACAGAGTGTGAAGGGGGCTGTCCCACCTACCCCGACTGCAGGGACCAAGACACCTTCAGTGCTTTCCTACTGGACCTCTTTAAGCTGACCATTGGGATGGGAGAACTAGACATGATCCACAGTGCACAGTATCCTGCAGTCTTCCTCATCCTGTTGGTCACCTACATCATCCTCACATTTGTCCTGCTGCTGAACATGTTGATTGCTTTGATGGGGGAGACGGTGGGACAGGTGTCCAAGGAGAGCAAGAAGATCTGGAAGCTtcag TGGGCAACGACCATCTTGGACATCGAGCGTTCTTTCCCAGTCTGCCTTCGCAAGTCTTTTCGAGCCGGGGAGATGGTGACTGTGGGGAAGAGCTGGGATGGCACCCCGGACCGACGCTGGTGCTTCAG GGTGGATGAGGTGAACTGGTGCCACTGGAATCAGAACCTGGCGATAATCAACGAAGATCCAGGCAAGAACGAGACCTGCCAAGCCAACGGGTTGCAGCAGAGTGTCAGAGCCTTGCGGAGAG ACCGCTGGTCCACAGTGGTTCCGCGGGCGGTTGAGCTGAGTAAGGGTCCGCGGCCTCGTGATCTGGTGATAGAGATGGACCCACTGGCGCCCAGGCACTGA